The Fibrobacter sp. UWEL genome includes the window GGCGGCGCCTCCGGTTCCAGCTACGTTCAAATGCAGTCTGGAAACATCACTTTTACAAACATCCAGGCAAGCTCAGCGGGAAAATACAACCTGAAGATTCGCTACAAGGCAGGCGATTACAAGGAAAACGACATCTCCGTAAACAGCGCCAGTGCAGGAACAGTTAGCTTTGCCGCAACTTCCAGCTGGAGCGAAGTTTCCACGGTGATAAGCCTCAAGGCCGGCACCAACACTATTGCAATCGTCAAAAGCTGGGGATGGATAGACGTGGACTACATTGACGTAAGCGCTTACGAAAGCGTAGCATTTAACATTAGCGCGGACCCGGTCACGCCCAACGCAACCGATGGCGCTAAAAAGATTTACTCCTTCCTTCGTGAAAACTTCGGCAAGAAAACCATTAGCGGCATCATGACCGGCAGTATGGACGGCTACACCAAGGGCGCAGACTTCCGCACTCACGAAGACCCCAAAAACGTCTACACCCGCAGCGGGAAATACCCTGCCCTGGTCGGCGTGGACTTTTTGTTTGCAACAGGTCCCAACGCATCCGGCTCCTGGCAGACGGAATACACCGAAAAGGGACTTTCCCTGGCCAAGGACTTGTGGAGCAGAGGTGGCATTCCAGCATTCACCTGGCACTGGAAGGATCCTCTGGACCAGAAGGACGCATTCTATATTCAGAGTGCAGCTGGTTCTAACGAATACACCGACTTCGACTATTCCACCGCATTCAAGTCCGGAACCACTGAATGGGACACCAACAGCGAAGCCTACAAGGGCATCATCGCGGACATTGACCACATTGCGGACTACTTCCTGGAATTGCAGACTGCAGGTGTCGCCGCTATTTTCCGCCCCCTTCACGAAGCTGGCGGTAAATGGTTCTGGTGGAGCATCAATAGCGGAGCTCAGTTCGCAGCCCTCTATCGCCTGGTATACGACCGTATGGTCAACGTGAAGGGCGTAAAGAATCTTATCTGGGTATTCAACCCTGAATCCGGCACCGTTTACGACTGGGATCCGGGTAGCGAGTATTACGATATCATATCCATCGACATCTACAACACCGACAACGATTACTCCAGCAACTCCGCTGCATTCGAAAAATTCAAGGCCGCCACCAACAACAAGAAGATGGTCGCCCTGACGGAGAACGGTCCCCTTCCCGATGTGAACAACATGCACAGCGACGAAGCGGTTTGGAGCTGGTGGATGGTGTGGTACGGATCCTGGAACGGGAAATGGCCTGGCCAGACTTCCAATGACGTATGGAAGAACAACATGGAAGATAACCGTATCATCACTTTCGAAGATATGCCAGGCTGGGGAAGTTTCACCCCTGCAATTGAAAGCAGTTCCAGCGAACCTGTTGCAGAATCTAGCAGTTCTGTTGAACACACCTTGCGATTGGTCAAGGACCTTGAATTGAACGGTTCCAGTAAAATCACAGGCATTTTCGACCTGAATGGTCATTACATGGGATCCGAAGGAGCCATGAGCAAGTTACCCCAGGGACGTTATATCGTTCGCTCCCAGAAAGCAGGCCATACCGTTAATACCCTGTACATCAAAAAGTAAATTTCAGAGATTGTAAATCAAGTCGTAGACTCTCGGGGTCTACGATTTTTTATTGAAGCAATAAAATAAGGTAGCAAAACTAGAGCTTTTTACTAAATTTGGAGTACTATGAGCTTAAAATTCGAAACCCCGATTACTGAAGTCCCGCTGTTCCACCAAGGTAAAGTACGTGATATGTACGACCTGGGCGACAGCTTCCTGATGGTTGCTAGCGACCGTCTCTCCGCCTTTGACGTGGTTCTCCCCACCC containing:
- a CDS encoding glycosyl hydrolase, with amino-acid sequence MNTCRTLLSFGLALAVSSYAAQYEAESATLSGTAQTASDGGASGSSYVQMQSGNITFTNIQASSAGKYNLKIRYKAGDYKENDISVNSASAGTVSFAATSSWSEVSTVISLKAGTNTIAIVKSWGWIDVDYIDVSAYESVAFNISADPVTPNATDGAKKIYSFLRENFGKKTISGIMTGSMDGYTKGADFRTHEDPKNVYTRSGKYPALVGVDFLFATGPNASGSWQTEYTEKGLSLAKDLWSRGGIPAFTWHWKDPLDQKDAFYIQSAAGSNEYTDFDYSTAFKSGTTEWDTNSEAYKGIIADIDHIADYFLELQTAGVAAIFRPLHEAGGKWFWWSINSGAQFAALYRLVYDRMVNVKGVKNLIWVFNPESGTVYDWDPGSEYYDIISIDIYNTDNDYSSNSAAFEKFKAATNNKKMVALTENGPLPDVNNMHSDEAVWSWWMVWYGSWNGKWPGQTSNDVWKNNMEDNRIITFEDMPGWGSFTPAIESSSSEPVAESSSSVEHTLRLVKDLELNGSSKITGIFDLNGHYMGSEGAMSKLPQGRYIVRSQKAGHTVNTLYIKK